Genomic segment of Mucilaginibacter sabulilitoris:
ATTACCCCGATTGGCTTTCCAATGAACCACCTGTTACCGATGTCATTTTTTCCATCGCCATACAGGTCAACAATTTTATTCTTATTGGCGGCGAATACAATGGTGCTTTCCCATTTAAAATTTGGCGCGTCGATATTACGGGTATTCAGGGTAACCTCGACACCTTTATTGGCAACTTTGCCTATATTATCAACCACCTGCGAATAACCTGTAATAAGCGGAAGGGCACGATTTAACAATAACCCATAGGTGCGGGAATCATAATATTCTACCGTACCGGAAAGACGGCTGTTCAGTACCGAAAAATCCGCGGCGATATTACCTTCATTGGTAGTTTCCCAATGGAGATTCCTGTTACCAAGGTTGCTGGCCTGTACGCCTATGTTGCTTACACCATTAAACGGAAACCGAACGGTACCATCAGATGTTATTGTTCTGTATACGCTAACCGCTTCATTACCGGTTTTACCATAAGATGCTCTTAGCTTTAAATTATTCACCCATTTAGAGTCTTTCAGAAAACGCTCATTGCTCACATTCCAGCCAGCAGCTGCTACCGGGAACCAGCCATATTTTGAAGTATTGGCTCCAAAAACAGAAGAACCATCACGACGAACGGTTAGTGTTAATAAATAGCGGCTGTCATAAGAGTAATTTAAACGGCCCATTTGTGAATTAAGCGCATACCTGTCAGAATAGGTTCCCGAAAATGAACCATTTACCGTTGCACCCGATATGGTCGAGCCAATCCCGATCTGGTTAAATGAGAGCCCATCGTTAATGTAGCCTGTTCCGGCTATACCCGAAGTAAAGTATTTTCTTTGCTGCGTGCTGTAAAGCCCGGTAAAATCAATGCGGTGTTTACCAAAGTCCCTTGTATATAATAGCAAGTTATCCAACGTGTAGCTATTGGTTTCGGAGCTTAATGCCGTAGCCGAACCTAAAGGAGTGTTTGCCAGCCTGCCGCTATAGCTGTCTACTCGTGTAGGCAAATAAGTATAACCTGCATTTAAGCGGTACTTTAATCCTTTAAGCACGCCGCCAAATGTTATTTGGGCATAACCATTCCCGCTAATGTTTACACTGCGGTTAATCTGATCGGTAGTTAAACCCAGCAATGGGTTAGTATATAATTGTTCGGGCGCCATCGGGTAAATGGTATAGGTCCCATCGGCATTATATTCATTACCGTATGGGCTCATAGCGGTAGCGTTGAGTAAATTGGCCCGGCCGCCATCATAATTATTATTAGCGAAATACAGGTTTGCTCCTACGCTCAGGAAACTGGTTACATTCACATCCAAATTTGAACGTACGCTTGCCCGGTTATACTGATAGCCTTTTATTACCCCTTTTTGTTTCAGGTAATCAGCAGACAAAAAATATTTCACATCTGGCGTGCCGCCGCTTACGCTCAGATTATGATCCTGCATAATACCCTGTTGGGTGCTTTCTTTTACCCAATCAATAGTATGCCCGGCAGCGTAATTGGCCCGTTCGGAGTTGTTATATACGGGTTCAGGAAATTGCTGCTTTAAATTATTTTGCGCTTCATAATCCAAAAACTTCTGGGTGAAAGCTGCCGGACCCCTTGGCTCCAGAATATGACCCAGGTTTTCATAACCGCCATAACCATTATAGCGAATAACCGGTTTACCTGTTGTACCACGCTTGGTAGTGATCAGGATAACCCCCTGCGAACCATTGGCACCGTAAATAGCTACCGCCGACGCGTCTTTTAATATCTCCATAGAGGCAATATCATTCGGGTTGATATCATTGAGCGAGCCGCCGCTTTTGGTAAGCGGAATACCATCAACTACCACGAATGGTCCGGAAGCGGCTGAAATTGAATTTTGGCCCCTAATAGTGGCAGTTGGTTGTGAGCCAGGCACAGATGATGGGGCAGCAACCGTAACACCGGCAACAGCTCCTTCAACAGCCTGCAAAACATTGGTAACCGGCAGTTGCGACAGGCGCGCTTTTGGCACCGAGGTTACAGAGCCGGTTACGTCCGACCGTTTTTGTGTACCGTAACCTACCACTACTACCTCGCTCAGTTTTTTGTCATTGTCGTCAAGCACAACTACAATGTTGGTATTGTTTTTATCAACCTGCACTGTTTTAGTAGTGAGGCCAACGAATGATATACTTAAAGTAGCGCCATCATTCACCGTTAGACGAAACAACCCATTAACGTCTGAAACAACACCCTGTCCTGTACTTACTACTTTGATGCTTGCACCAGGCAGCGGGCCGCCGGTTGCATCTTTAACAATACCTTTAACAGTAATTGTACCGGGCGATTGGGCATGACCCGGCTGGCATATTCCAACGAGCAGCGTCATAAATAGCCATGCTAAATAGCGATTAAAATGAGTAAATTTTACTTTCATAAATTTTAGAAGTTTAAATTGGTTAATAAGAAGGTTTTTAATAATTGTTATTTTAACACATATACTTTTTGATATAAAAGGTCAATAGAAAATACGTGCCGTAATTCCATGCTTTATTGTTTGATGTTTATAAATTGGACTGGGTAGCCGAAAGTAAAGCCACCTATTTTATTAATTGGATAAGACGAAATAAGGGCAAAATAAATTAACAAATGGGGGGTAAATCATCAAAGAGTAGGGGGGTAAATTAAAAGTGCACAGCCAATTGAATAAAAAGCCTCGCATTTTTCATGAGAGGCTTTCTGGTGATAACGGTGCAAAGCTCGAACCATTTTATTGCCGAATTGATTAAAGCAGATCGTTTTTCAAACTTTCGGGCAGAAGTTAAAGAAGCCTGGTAAAAAAAATAGGCCTATTATGGACCATTCGAAAGAATCTAATGGAAATTTTGGTCCATGCACAGTTCTCTAACATCGAACTTGCCATGTCCCGCCTAAACAGCTTCCGACAGCGCTATAAGAAACAACTGATCGACCAGGCGTATTGCAGGAAGGGAGTATTAATTATCACAATCAGATTCGCGGGCCTTTTCTTAAGTTACACCATTTTGTGGAATTTATTAAGAAGTACAGGAAACGGACTAAGACAGGGTTCGAACTTATATGGCAACGGGTTTTAAATCCTCGAGTGAAAATTGGGATTATCGAATAATTTTTCGCACGTCGCCTGCACTTCAGGTAATATTTTTAACATTAGCGGAAAGCGTGCGCGAAAAGCAATGACTCCGAAATGCACACTTTTTCGCAGTCA
This window contains:
- a CDS encoding SusC/RagA family TonB-linked outer membrane protein; its protein translation is MKVKFTHFNRYLAWLFMTLLVGICQPGHAQSPGTITVKGIVKDATGGPLPGASIKVVSTGQGVVSDVNGLFRLTVNDGATLSISFVGLTTKTVQVDKNNTNIVVVLDDNDKKLSEVVVVGYGTQKRSDVTGSVTSVPKARLSQLPVTNVLQAVEGAVAGVTVAAPSSVPGSQPTATIRGQNSISAASGPFVVVDGIPLTKSGGSLNDINPNDIASMEILKDASAVAIYGANGSQGVILITTKRGTTGKPVIRYNGYGGYENLGHILEPRGPAAFTQKFLDYEAQNNLKQQFPEPVYNNSERANYAAGHTIDWVKESTQQGIMQDHNLSVSGGTPDVKYFLSADYLKQKGVIKGYQYNRASVRSNLDVNVTSFLSVGANLYFANNNYDGGRANLLNATAMSPYGNEYNADGTYTIYPMAPEQLYTNPLLGLTTDQINRSVNISGNGYAQITFGGVLKGLKYRLNAGYTYLPTRVDSYSGRLANTPLGSATALSSETNSYTLDNLLLYTRDFGKHRIDFTGLYSTQQRKYFTSGIAGTGYINDGLSFNQIGIGSTISGATVNGSFSGTYSDRYALNSQMGRLNYSYDSRYLLTLTVRRDGSSVFGANTSKYGWFPVAAAGWNVSNERFLKDSKWVNNLKLRASYGKTGNEAVSVYRTITSDGTVRFPFNGVSNIGVQASNLGNRNLHWETTNEGNIAADFSVLNSRLSGTVEYYDSRTYGLLLNRALPLITGYSQVVDNIGKVANKGVEVTLNTRNIDAPNFKWESTIVFAANKNKIVDLYGDGKNDIGNRWFIGKPIGVIYDYKMTGVWQTGEDASKQDPGAKPGDLKFADTNGDGKITADDKVIQGQTAPKWTGGLTNTFHYKNFNLSIFIQTAQGMLKNNADLNYADESGRRNTPAAIGYWTPTNGNQEFQSLSYTNTRGYGYPRDASYTRIKDITFSYVVPQKLLEKAHIAGLTLYASGRNLKTFTNWIGWDPEQSFYTRGTSNSGANQSAYTADWTNNYPVTRTIIIGANISLK